A window from Peromyscus leucopus breed LL Stock chromosome 8a, UCI_PerLeu_2.1, whole genome shotgun sequence encodes these proteins:
- the Gtf2h5 gene encoding general transcription factor IIH subunit 5 — MVNVLKGVLIECDPAMKQFLLYLDESNALGKKFIIQDIDDTHVFVIAELVNVLQERVGELMDQNAFSLTQK; from the exons ATGGTCAACGTCTTGAAAGGAGTGCTTATAGAATG TGATCCTGCCATGAAGCAGTTCTTGCTGTACTTGGATGAGTCCAATGCGTTGGGGAAGAAGTTCATCATTCAAGACATTGACGACACGCACGTCTTTGTCATTGCGGAGCTGGTTAATGTCCTCCAGGAGCGAGTGGGGGAACTGATGGACCAGAATGCCTTTTCTCTGACCCAGAAGTGA